Genomic window (Desulfonatronum thiosulfatophilum):
ATGATTACATTTTCAAACCGGCAATTTCTGCATTTTCGAGCAGGCGCTAATACTCCCTCCCCCCCACTTAACTGATAACTGATTAATTCTTCCCTTCCCTCCTCTTCTCAATACATAAAACCAAACAACCACAACGGAATCCTGCGACCGTGTCCCACTTCAAGATCATCCACCGCCAGGTATCCGGCGGGCAGGTCGTTGATCTGGTTTTGTTTTTTCCCCTTGCCCCCGACTTCAAAGGTCCATTTGCCCTGAACCAGGAAATCGCCCCGGGCCGGGACAGTCAGGCCTTCGTCCACCAGGCGCTGCCGGGGCAGGGCCGAGGCGATCTGGTTGGCGAAGAAGGTTTCCCGAATGTTGCCCGGATCAGGCGTCTGGGCCAGGGCTTGAGCTAGATTGGTATTGTCGAGGTAGACTTTTTCCGGCTTGGCCAGCAGTCCAGCCCCGCCTCCCGCCTGGCGCACCAAGCGCAACAGCCGGGCCTCTTGAAGTTTTTCCAGATAATCATAGATACTTGGTCTGGAGATCCCGGTCATGCGGGCCAGCTTTGCAATGTCCGGAATAATGGGCACGCTGGTGGAAATCAGGTAGAGCAGTTTTTTCAGCTTGCCGATCTGCCGAGGGGCGATGGAGGCCGCCAAGGGCAGGTCCATCTCCAAAATCTGCCCCATGACCGCGGTCAGTTTCAACGGATACTGTTCCACGCCCTCCAGGAAGAACGGGTAATAGCCATGTTCAAGATATGCCCGGAAGCACGGCAGAACCTTGATTCGCTGGACCACCGCCCCTGCCAGGGTGACATGATCCTCCAGGATCCGCTCCAGTGGCAGTGGGGCAAATTCCTGTTGATGGGCCAGCAAGAGGTATTCCCTGAACGAAAGGCCGTGTAGCTCGTGGACTAGGGCTCTCCGGCTCAGGTCCGCCTTCTGGGCGCTCATCCTCAGGATCGAGGAACCGGAAAAAACGACCCGCAGCCCCGGGATGGAGTCGTATATGGCCTTGATTTGCCGCGACCACTCCGGATGCTTGTGGACCTCGTCCACGCAGAGCAACTCGCCCCCATACGCGGCAAATGATTCCGCAAAATCAAATAGAGGCTGGGCCTCAAAGTAGGGGTGGTCGATGCTGACATACGCTGCCTTGTCACTGAAGCCGTAGATGTCCTTGATGCGCTGCAGCATCATTGTTGTCTTGCCCACCCCGCGAGCGCCCACGATCCCCAGCAGGCGATGGTTCCAGTCAATAAGGTCATGCAGATATCGCCTGGATTCGGTTAGACTGGAAAGCAGAGAGTGCTGCTGCGAAAAGAGTGCGTCCATAGCTTCAGCTATTTCCCGGTTTCATGAGGGATGAAGGTAGGCATTTCCCACTGGCCTTGAAATTCTCTTTACACATCAACCCATAAAATGTAAAACTAATTTTACACAAATCTGTTTTCTGTTAGAATCCGGCGCATAAGGTGTTCTGCCAATCCATTTTCGGACTTTAATTCATCAAACACCTTCTCCTGCGTATACACCAATAGGCGCGGTCGCTCCTTTAGCTTTGCCTCGAACAGCTTCGCTCAAATCGC
Coding sequences:
- a CDS encoding ATP-binding protein, whose protein sequence is MDALFSQQHSLLSSLTESRRYLHDLIDWNHRLLGIVGARGVGKTTMMLQRIKDIYGFSDKAAYVSIDHPYFEAQPLFDFAESFAAYGGELLCVDEVHKHPEWSRQIKAIYDSIPGLRVVFSGSSILRMSAQKADLSRRALVHELHGLSFREYLLLAHQQEFAPLPLERILEDHVTLAGAVVQRIKVLPCFRAYLEHGYYPFFLEGVEQYPLKLTAVMGQILEMDLPLAASIAPRQIGKLKKLLYLISTSVPIIPDIAKLARMTGISRPSIYDYLEKLQEARLLRLVRQAGGGAGLLAKPEKVYLDNTNLAQALAQTPDPGNIRETFFANQIASALPRQRLVDEGLTVPARGDFLVQGKWTFEVGGKGKKQNQINDLPAGYLAVDDLEVGHGRRIPLWLFGFMY